A stretch of DNA from Acidobacteriota bacterium:
CCAGGGGAAGGTCCCGGATCGCCACCACCCCCAACCCCGCCACGATCAGGACCACGAACAGCACCAGGACGCGGTTGCGGAGGGAAGCCCCCATCAGTTTTTCAATCATGGTGGTGCCCCGCGCATTCCGACTCGGGCTTGTTCAGCTCGGACTTCAGGGTGAAGGCCCCCCGGGCGGCGTACCGCTGGCCGGGGCGGAGACCGTCCAGGATCTCCTGCTTCCCGTCGATGACCCGGCCCAGCTTCACCGGTTGAGGCCGGAAACCCTTCTCGGTCCGAACGAAAACGCTCGGGGCGCCGTCCACGAGGAGGACCGCGTCAACGGGCAGGCGGACGGGGCCGGCCTTCTCCGCCAGCACCATCCGGGCCGTGACGAAGAGGCCGGGGCGCCACCGCCCGCCGGCGTTGGGGATCACCGCCCGGGCATGCACCGTCCGGGTCTGCTCCACCACCGTCGGCTCGATGTAGGCGATCCGGGCCGTCACCGCCGGGGCGCCCGGACCGCCGGACAGGATCACCTCCCGGCCGACGTGGACGGAAGGCAGGTCCTTCTGGTGAACGTCCAGGTCGACCCAGACGGTCCCGAGGTCCGCGACCCGGAAGGCGGGGGTGTCGTCCCGGAGCACCGAGCCCGGGTTGACGGTCTTCTCGATGACGGTGGCGTCGAAGGGCGCCGTCATCTCGTACCGCGTCACCGGCGCATCCTCCGCCGCGGTCAGTCGCTCGATCTCCCCGTCGGGGTACCCCAGGGCCTGGAGCCTCTGCCGGGCGGCCTGGAGTTCGATCTGCGCCTCCGTCAGGGCATTCCGGGCGTCGATGAGGTCCTGGCGGGCGGAGATGCGCTTCGCCTGCAGCTGCTCCTCCCGCTGGACGCTCTCCCGGGCCTTCTCGGCCCGTTGCCGGGCGGCGCGGTACCCGGCGAAGAGGTCCGCCAGCTCCCGGCTCTCCAGGACGGCCACCACCTCCCCCCGTCGAACCGTCTGCCCCAGGTTCTTCCGGACTTCCCGCACAACCCCCGACACCCGGGGCACGATCTGGGCGATCCGGTCCGCGTTCATCCGGACCTCCCCGACCAGGTCCAGCGCCACCGGGTCCGAACCTTCCTCCACCGTCGCCACGGCAATGCCGTAACGGCGTATCGTCGCTTCGTCCAGTTCGAGTTCCCGGTCGTCTTTTTCATGGTCGTGGTCCGCGTGTTCCGCCCCGTTCTCGTCCGGGTGGTCCCGCTCAGCGGCGCCGGCGAGGGGCGTCGCCGGCCGGCCGGCCAGGCGGAGACCGGCCAGGACCCCCAGGCCCAGCAGGGCGAAGCCGCCCAGGATCAACCACACCCACCGCCGGGTCACACGACCCCGCGAAACGTCCCGTCGCCCTTCCGGCGATGGTTCAATCAACGGAATTACAATCGTTTCCCCGTTCGATTCCCGGGTTGGCACGCGTCCCTCAGTCATGGGTCACCTCCTCGCCGGCGTTCAGGAAGCGATAAGGGTCGGGCGCCCCGTCGGGCGACGACAGCCGGTGAAGTTCCACCGCCGCCTTCAGGGCGGCCGCCACGGCGTCCACGATGCGCATTTCCACGTCCAGGTGGGTGCGCTCGGCGTCCAGGACGGCCAGGAAATCGAACTTGCCCAGCCGGTACCCCTCCTGGAGGGACTCGAGGGCTGCATGGCAGCCGGGCAGGATGACCCCGGAAAGGTTCCGCTCCTCCAGGCAGGCGAGGTCGAGGGCGTGCCGGGCCCGCCGCCAGGTCGAACGCAGTCGCGCTTCCAGCGACCGCAGTTCCGCCCGCGCCTGTTCGACCCGGACCTTCGCCTCGGCGATGGCCCCCTGGCGGCGGTCGTACCGGTTCAGGGGGATGGAAAGCCCTCCCACGAGGGCGACCCCCTTGCCGTCATTGAGGTAGCGGACCCCGGCGCTCACCGTCAGGTCGGTTCTCGCGGCGGACGCTTCCGCGGCCGCGGCGGCCTCGCGGGCTGCCAGCACGGCCTCGGCCTTTCGCCGCTCGGGGTTGCCCTCGAACGCCGGCGGCACGTCGGCGCGTGCAGCCTCGGGGAGCCGGAACGGCGCGCTCACCCCGTCGAAGTCCGCCTCCGCGTCCCCCCAGAGGCCGGCCAGGCGGTCCCGGGCCGCCCGGAGTTCCCCGTTCGCCTTCTCCACCTCGAGACGGGCCGAGGCCAGCGACACGGCCGCCCGGGTCTCTTCCACCGGTGAGTCTTTTCCGGCCTCCACCCGGATCCGGACCGTCTCGTGGATCCGCCGGGAGAGGTCGAGCAGGACCTGCCCGTTGGCCAAGCGTTCCTGGGCGTGCATGACGTCCACGAAAGCGGCGGCGGCTTCCGCGACCACCTCGGCCCGGCGGGCCTCCACCTCCCGGCACGCGGCGTCCCGCTCCGCCTCGGCCGCCCGGACGCGGGCGGA
This window harbors:
- a CDS encoding efflux RND transporter periplasmic adaptor subunit, translated to MTRRWVWLILGGFALLGLGVLAGLRLAGRPATPLAGAAERDHPDENGAEHADHDHEKDDRELELDEATIRRYGIAVATVEEGSDPVALDLVGEVRMNADRIAQIVPRVSGVVREVRKNLGQTVRRGEVVAVLESRELADLFAGYRAARQRAEKARESVQREEQLQAKRISARQDLIDARNALTEAQIELQAARQRLQALGYPDGEIERLTAAEDAPVTRYEMTAPFDATVIEKTVNPGSVLRDDTPAFRVADLGTVWVDLDVHQKDLPSVHVGREVILSGGPGAPAVTARIAYIEPTVVEQTRTVHARAVIPNAGGRWRPGLFVTARMVLAEKAGPVRLPVDAVLLVDGAPSVFVRTEKGFRPQPVKLGRVIDGKQEILDGLRPGQRYAARGAFTLKSELNKPESECAGHHHD
- a CDS encoding TolC family protein — protein: MIMQQWVKPVLLSMMLAAAHHVGFPAGCPTVRGPAPEYRRALTWPEAARRVLERHPGLKAAAEEPRAMEGRVVQAGLKPNPELSFEIENVLGTGEVGLGASAEATAVYAHRIEGGGKRSARVRAAEAERDAACREVEARRAEVVAEAAAAFVDVMHAQERLANGQVLLDLSRRIHETVRIRVEAGKDSPVEETRAAVSLASARLEVEKANGELRAARDRLAGLWGDAEADFDGVSAPFRLPEAARADVPPAFEGNPERRKAEAVLAAREAAAAAEASAARTDLTVSAGVRYLNDGKGVALVGGLSIPLNRYDRRQGAIAEAKVRVEQARAELRSLEARLRSTWRRARHALDLACLEERNLSGVILPGCHAALESLQEGYRLGKFDFLAVLDAERTHLDVEMRIVDAVAAALKAAVELHRLSSPDGAPDPYRFLNAGEEVTHD